The DNA sequence TACGGCCAAGGACATCGATCCGGACCATCCCGCGCGCAGTTGATCGGCCTTGCTGCGCTGCTCCCGCAGCCAGGCCCAAATGATGCGGCGCTTGCCGGAAGCGTCACAACTCTTCGGCGCGTACCCCGCGCCGTGTACCAGCACTCCGTCCGATTCCGGCGTGAAGACGTCGTCCTTCCAAGTTCCGAGCCAGTACAGCACTTTCCCCTGTGTGGAAACGTACAACAGCCACTTGTTGCCGACGGGGAAGAAGTCGGGGCATTCCCACATCTCGCCGCTCGCCACTGGATCGGCCGGGCCCGACAGTTTCTGCCCGATGAGCATCGGCTTCAGGTACGTCCACTTCACCAGGTCGTTCGATTTGTACAGCAACACCGTGCCGCCCTTGCCCCGGAAGCCCGCACCCACCAGCAGCCGCCACTCGTTGCCCTCGCGCCAGACATGCGGGTCGCGGAATCCCGGCGTGTCGACACCGGCCGGTGGGCCGGCAATCACGGGATTGTTCGGTTCCTTTGTCCAGGTGAGCAGGTCTTCGGACCGTGCCACGCACTGGACCTCCGGGTTCACGCCGGTGTAGACGATCACCGGCTTGCCGCCGTCCACCACCATGCAGCCTGTGAAACACCCATCCTTGTCCGAGCCGCCCGGGGTGGGCGCCAAGGCGATGGGCAAGTGCTTCCAATGCAGAAGGTCGCTGCTGGTGGCGTGGCCCCAGTGCATCGTGTCCCACTGCGCTGCCTTGGGATTGTACTGATAGAAAAGGTGGTACTCTCCCTTGAACCAGATGGGTGCGTTGGGGTCGTTCATCCAGTTCGAAGGCGGTAAAAAGTGGTATTGGGGTCGGTCCGCATCCTGGGCCAGGCCGCTTCCAGCCAGCAGCGGTAGCGGGAGTGCGGTGAGAAACGAACGGCGAGTCCAGCCCTGCGACATGCTGGGATTCTATCGCAGCGGCATCCGGCGTATCATGAGCCCATGTCGAGACTGTGGAAGATACTGCTGGGACTTGTGATTCTGGTGGCCGTCCTTGTGGGCGCGGGTGCCATGGCGGCGCGCTCGATGATTTCTGGTTCGGGAAAGCAGAGACTGCTGGCGACGCTCAGTGACTCACTGGGCGTGGCGGTGACCGTGGGTACCGTCGATGTGCATCTCGGCAGCCTTGTGAAGCTGGAGCCGGCGTTGGAGCTGGCCAAAATCAGCCTCGCCAACCCGCCCGGTTTTAGTGCCAAGCCCATGGTGGAGGCGGACTCCATCGACGCCATCGTATCCATCCGTTCGCTGTTTTCCAGCTCTCCGCGCATCATCGCGCTGGCGGTCACCAACCCAACTCTGCTGGTTGAGAAGAATGCGGCTGGCAAGACGAATCTGGAAGTCTTCATGGATCGCCTGGAAGCCCAGTCGGCCGCGCCCGGCAGCGGTGGCGGGGCCCCCTCCTCCGGGTCTTCGCTGTCAATTGAGGACCTCCGCATCGAAGGTGGTTCACTCAAGCTGGCCGGGGAAGCACTGGGTTCCTGGCGCCGTATCGACCTGCGTATTGCCGGTTTCGGATCGGGCCGCCCCCTCACCGCCAAGGCATCGGCACGGCTGCTGGAGACCAAACAGTCGCTGTTGGAGTTTCAGGGAACGGTGGGGCCCTTCGCTCAAGGCTCCACACCGGTGGACGGCAAACTGGACCTCGCGTTTGCGCCGGCGGAACTACCTAAGGGCTTCCTACTGAAGGAGTTTGGCTCATTCCTGGCCGCGCCGGGCGACAAGGCCCTGATGAAGCTCTCAGTGGCTCTGAAAGGTGATCTAGCACGCACGGCGTCCGGCCCGACACAACTGACTCTCACAGACTTCCTCATTGGCCGGGACGAGCAGCACCGGTTGCCCCTTACCGGCTCCGCGGCGGGCCAGGTGACCGTCAAACACGCGCTTTCCGGTCCGTCGATACAGGTCGAAATCCCGAAGTCGACGCTCGGCCTGGCGG is a window from the uncultured Paludibaculum sp. genome containing:
- a CDS encoding glycoside hydrolase family 32 protein, which gives rise to MSQGWTRRSFLTALPLPLLAGSGLAQDADRPQYHFLPPSNWMNDPNAPIWFKGEYHLFYQYNPKAAQWDTMHWGHATSSDLLHWKHLPIALAPTPGGSDKDGCFTGCMVVDGGKPVIVYTGVNPEVQCVARSEDLLTWTKEPNNPVIAGPPAGVDTPGFRDPHVWREGNEWRLLVGAGFRGKGGTVLLYKSNDLVKWTYLKPMLIGQKLSGPADPVASGEMWECPDFFPVGNKWLLYVSTQGKVLYWLGTWKDDVFTPESDGVLVHGAGYAPKSCDASGKRRIIWAWLREQRSKADQLRAGWSGSMSLAVVPTLDGDGKLLLNPAAEYDGLRGKRMREAAHDDCCEIHIKLDGMKPFGLLRGGQEVLGFDPESHVLSVGRSEAPVPPGRLDLRIFLDGSVVEVFANRRVWLTGRVYGERRGLSLRGDPRSIQSWPLTPVSRDRLTT
- a CDS encoding AsmA-like C-terminal region-containing protein, with the translated sequence MSRLWKILLGLVILVAVLVGAGAMAARSMISGSGKQRLLATLSDSLGVAVTVGTVDVHLGSLVKLEPALELAKISLANPPGFSAKPMVEADSIDAIVSIRSLFSSSPRIIALAVTNPTLLVEKNAAGKTNLEVFMDRLEAQSAAPGSGGGAPSSGSSLSIEDLRIEGGSLKLAGEALGSWRRIDLRIAGFGSGRPLTAKASARLLETKQSLLEFQGTVGPFAQGSTPVDGKLDLAFAPAELPKGFLLKEFGSFLAAPGDKALMKLSVALKGDLARTASGPTQLTLTDFLIGRDEQHRLPLTGSAAGQVTVKHALSGPSIQVEIPKSTLGLAGGQLASTISLLSDGGQTRAALAGSLKGLDIQQLLGAFMESDAGVQGALHIPRFEFRTQGRDANQMKAALTGAGALELANGKLKQMDLLGSITGAMGKAGLMKATGGTDFTTFKTNFAIENQVLTLTDAVMDGGGLRTTGTGRVGFDTSLNLKLQAQVSGRIAELLGARPRGDQPAQSTIPVDVAGTTANPRVTPSVKGLAAEATKNYVGGMLDKLLNKKK